A genomic stretch from Silurus meridionalis isolate SWU-2019-XX chromosome 1, ASM1480568v1, whole genome shotgun sequence includes:
- the chst7 gene encoding carbohydrate sulfotransferase 7 yields the protein MKRRLQKKYILLILGYSVILLLIPYVLDHSSRSAQVRHGAQEQRQRQQRCPDLESSMALWNSSDPAEESEGTRNRTKTHIYLHATWRTGSSFLGELFNQHPDVFYLYEPMWNMWQALYPGDAGSLQGAVRDMMNSLFRCDFSVLRLYAGTTNISTSFIFGWKTNKVICSQPLCAAYKKHQVGLVQGDVCAKCAPRDIRELEKECKKYPVVVIKDVRVLDLGVLVPLVRDPTINLQIVQLFRDPRAVHNSRLKSKLALVRESIQVLRSKKQSDKYKRLLSPGNRVNRAESYVSGALELICDNWLSDMLLVNAAPPWLKRNYLQIRYEDLVLHPISELHRLYRFSNLSLSPELEKFVLNMTRGQGYSSDRPFLISARDAKEAIFAWRERLSVEQVGQVEAYCSQVMRHLGYEKRNLEQNYRA from the coding sequence ATGAAGCGGCGGCTGCAGAAGAAGTATATCCTCTTAATCCTCGGCTATTCCGTGATCTTGCTCCTCATCCCCTACGTGTTGGACCACAGCAGTAGGTCCGCTCAGGTGCGCCATGGAGCCCAGGAGCAGCGGCAGCGGCAGCAGCGGTGTCCGGACCTGGAGAGCAGCATGGCGCTGTGGAACTCCAGCGACCCAGCGGAGGAGAGCGAAGGAACCCGGAACCGCACCAAGACGCACATCTATCTCCACGCGACCTGGAGGACGGGCTCGTCGTTCCTCGGAGAGCTTTTCAACCAGCACCCGGATGTGTTCTACCTGTACGAGCCGATGTGGAACATGTGGCAGGCGCTGTACCCGGGGGACGCGGGGAGTCTCCAGGGCGCAGTGCGTGACATGATGAACTCCCTGTTCCGCTGCGACTTCTCCGTGCTCAGGCTGTACGCCGGGACCACCAACATCAGTACTTCGTTCATCTTCGGCTGGAAGACGAACAAGGTGATCTGCTCGCAGCCTCTGTGCGCGGCGTACAAGAAGCACCAGGTGGGACTCGTCCAAGGAGACGTGTGCGCCAAGTGCGCGCCCAGAGACATCCGAGAGCTGGAGAAGGAGTGCAAGAAGTATCCTGTGGTGGTCATCAAAGACGTCAGAGTGCTAGACCTGGGCGTGCTGGTGCCCCTGGTGCGAGATCCTACGATCAATTTGCAGATCGTCCAGCTCTTCAGGGATCCCCGGGCCGTCCATAACTCCAGGCTGAAGTCCAAGCTGGCTCTAGTGCGCGAGAGCATCCAGGTTCTCCGGAGCAAGAAGCAGAGCGACAAGTACAAGCGGCTGCTGTCGCCGGGGAACAGGGTAAACCGTGCCGAGAGCTACGTCTCGGGGGCCTTGGAGCTCATCTGCGACAACTGGCTCAGCGACATGCTCCTGGTGAACGCAGCACCTCCGTGGCTCAAGCGCAACTACCTGCAGATCAGGTACGAGGACCTGGTGCTTCATCCCATCAGCGAACTGCACAGACTGTACCGCTTCTCCAACCTGAGCTTGTCTCCTGAGCTGGAGAAGTTCGTTTTGAACATGACCCGAGGACAGGGATACTCCTCCGACCGGCCCTTTCTGATCTCAGCCAGGGACGCCAAGGAAGCCATCTTCGCCTGGAGAGAGAGGCTGAGCGTAGAGCAGGTGGGCCAGGTGGAGGCTTACTGCAGCCAGGTGATGCGACACCTGGGGTACGAGAAGAGGAACCTGGAGCAGAACTACA